The Streptomyces laurentii region TGGTGGAGCTGCTGCGGCAGCACGGGCTGCGGGGGCGGCTCGGTACGGGCGAGCCGGCCCCCACGCTGGTGCAGCCGGTGGCGGCGCCGGTCGAGGCGGACGAGGGCTTCAACCTGCTCGGCATGGTGTGGACCGGGTCGGTCGCGCTCGACGTGTGCGCGCTGGTGTGCGCGGGCAGCCGGGTGCTCGCGGACGACTGGTTCGTGTTCTTCAACAACCCGGCGACGCCGGACGGTTCGGTGGCGATGGTGACGCCGCCGCCCGGCGACAAGGCGGCGGTACGGGTCGGGTTCGACGCGCTGCCGGCCGGCGCCGACCGGCTGGTCCTGGTCGCGGCGGTGGATCCGGAGGTGAACCCGGACGCCGACCTGGCCGGGTTCGTGGACGCGGGGATCGTGCTGCGCGACGACGCGGGCGCGGAGCTGGACCGGCTGGAGGTGTCGGACGGACGGCCGGGTGAGACGGCGCTGGTCCTCGGGTCGTTCCGGCGCCGGGCGGGCGGCGACTGGGACTTCGTACTCGGCGGGAAGGGGTACACGGGCGGGCTCGCGCAGCTCGTGGGGGACTTCGGCATCGAAGTGGAGTGAGCCGGGCGGAGGCGCGGTGCGCGACGAGGAGAGCCGCGCGAGCCCCGCGCCCGGGCGGCCCGCGGAAGCACCGTGCCCCACCGGACTCCGACCGGTGGGGCGGCGGTGCGCCAGCGCCCCGAGAGGTCAGCGGCCCGAGAGGCGGTTCGCGACGGTCGCGATGCGGTCCGTGGCGGTCGTACGGGACGTGGCCTCGCGGCGGTCCGCGGCGCGGAAGGCCGCGTACATGGTCTGCACGCCGAGCCAGCGCAGCGGCTCCGGCTCCCACTTGCGGACGCGGTGGTTCACCCAGGGCAGGGCGGTCAGTTCGGTCGGTCCGGTCTGTCCGGAGTCCTGCTGGATGAGGTCGCGCAGGGTGCGGGCGGCGAGGTTGGTGGTGGCGACGCCGGAGCCGACGTAGCCGCCCGCCCAGCCGAGGCCGGTGGAGCGGTCGAGGGTGACGGTGGCGCACCAGTCGCGCGGCACGCCGAGGACGCCGGACCAGGCGTGGGCGATGCCGACGCCCGCGAGCTGCGGGAAGAAGCGGACCAGGATGTCGCGGAGGGCGTCGACGGTCTGCGGCTGGGTGCGGCCGTCGTTGTCGGTGCGCGAGCCGTAGCGGTACGGGACGCCCCGGCCGCCGAGCGCGATGCGGCCGTCGGCGGTGCGCTGGGCGTACATGTAGGCGTGGGCCATGTCGCCGAGGGTCTCCAGGCCGTCCCAGCCGATGGAGTCCCACTGGGCGTCGGTGAGCGGCTCGGTGGCGATCATCGAGGAGTTCATCGGGAGCCAGGTGCGGCGCTGGCCGGAGAGGGACGCGGTGAAGCCCTCGGTACAGCGCAGGACGTACGGCGCGCGGACGGTGCCGTACGGGGTGACTGCGTGCTTCGGGCGGATCTCGGTGACGGGCGTGGACTCGTGGATCGTGACGCCGAGCGCTTCGACGGTGGCGGCGAGGCCCTTGACGAGCTTGACGGGGTGGAGGCGGGCGCCGTGCGGGGTCCAGCTGGAGCCGACGGCGCCGGTGACGCGGACGCGGGCGGCGGTCTCGCGGGCGCCGTACAGCTCGCGGTCCTTCTCGCCGAAGGCGGCCTCGACGGTGTGGAAGTCCCGGAGGCGGGCGAGCTGGGCGGGGGAGAGGGCGACTTCGAGGACGCCGCCGCGGTGGATGTCGGCGTCGATGCCCTCGGCGGCGCAGACGTCGACGACCTCGGTGACGGTGTCGTTCATGGCCTGCTGGAGGCGGACGGCGGCGTCGTGGCCGTGCAGGCGGGCGTAGCGGTCGCGGCCGGCGATGCCGTTGTAGAGCCAGCCGCCGTTGCGGCCGGAGGCGCCGTAGCCGCAGAAGGAGGCTTCGAGGACGGTGATGTCGAGGAAGGGGACGGCCTTCTTGAGGTAGTACGCGGTCCAGAGGCCGGTGTAGCCGCCGCCGACGATGCAGACGTCGGCGGTGGTGTCGCCGGGCAGCGGTTCGCGGGGCGCGGAGGCGCCTTCCTGCGCGTACCAGAACGATATGCCGCCGTTGACCGTGCCGTTGGCCGTGCCGTTGGCCGTGCTGCGCGTGCTCATCTTCCATCCCTCTTCCGGGTGCGTGGGCGGGAGGTTACCCGGGGCCCGGGGCCGGTGGATACGGCTGATTCCGGGGAGCGGGTGGGGAGCTTCGGGGGTGCGGATTTCGTTGTCCCGGTGGATGGGTTCCCAGGGGGTTCACGAGCCGTGTGAGGAAGGGGAGTTGATCGGATGATCGAGGTTCCGGCGGCGCTGGCGGCGTCCCAGGAGAAGTACAACGGTGCGGCGGGGCGGGCGTTCATCGCGGCGCTGCCGCGCCGGGCGGAGGAATTCGTCGAGCGGTGGGGGCTGCGGGTGACGGGGCCCTCGATGCACGGGGTGGCGTCGCTGGTGCTGCCCGTGGAAGTACGGACGGAGGGGATCGCGGCGGCGGTCAAGTTCCAGCTGCTCGACGAGGAGAGCGAGGGCGAGCCGGTCGCGTTGCGCGCGTGGGGCGGGAACGGGGCGGTCCGACTTCTGGCATATGACGACCCGACGGGCACCATGCTGCTGGAACGGGCGGACGAGAAGCGGCACTTGTCGACGCTCACGGACGCGCGCGAGGCGGTACGGATCCTCGCGGACGTCCTCGCCCGGCTGGTCGCCCTGCCCGCGCCGGCCGGGCTGCGCGGCCTCGGGGACATCGCCGCGGCGATGCTCGCGCGGACGCCGGAGGCCGCGGCGGGCCTCGCGGACCCGGCGGAGGCGGCGCTGCTGCGGGACTGCGCGTCGGCCGTACGGGAGGTGGTGGGCGAACCGGGCGACCGGCTGCTCCACTGGGACCTGCACTCCGACAACATCCTGGCCTCCGCGCGCGAGCCCTGGCTGGCCATCGACCCCAAGCCGCTGGCCGGCGACCCCGGCTTCGACCTGCTGCCGGCGCTGACGAGCCCGTGGGACCCGGGCCCCCTTCCGGACCCGGCCGAGACCCGGTGGCGTTTCGACCTGCTGACCGAACGCCTCGGTCTGGACCGGGCCCGGGCGCGCGCCTGGACGCTCGGCCGGGTGCTGCAGAACGGGCTCTGGGATGTCGAGGACGGGGCCGCCGCGCTCGACCCGGCGCAGGTGTCCATCGCGCGAAACATGCTGGCCAGGGCGGGGTGAGGGAGTGCAGTCTGTCCCCATGATCCGTACCGCCACGCCTGCCGACGTCCCCGTCATCCACGACATGATCTGCGATCTCGCCGCGTACGAGAAGGCGCTGCACGAGGTCCGTGCCACGCCGGAACAGCTGCGGGAGGCCCTCTTCGGAGAGCACCCGGCCGCGTTCGCGCACATCGCCGAGACCGACACGGGCGAGGTCGCCGGCTTCGCGCTGTGGTTCCTCAACTTCTCGACCTGGCGTGGGGTGCACGGCATCTACCTGGAGGACCTGTACGTCCGTCCGGAGCTGCGCGGCGGCGGTCACGGCAAGGCGCTGCTGACGGAGCTGGCGCGGATCTGCGGGGAGCGCGGGTACGAGCGGCTGGAGTGGTCGGTCCTGAACTGGAACGCGCTGTCGATCGCCTTCTACGAGTCCCTGGGTGCCCGCCCGCAGGACGAGTGGACGGTCTACCGGCTGACGGACGACGCGCTGGCCTCGCTGGGCGCGGGAGCCGGCGCGGTCGCGTAGCGGCGGTTGTAGAGGGGGCGTGAGGGTCTTTCCCGGGCCGGAGCCGGCCGTATGACGGTCTGATCCCGACGCCCCGACGCCCCACGGCTAGGCTGGTCTGCCGGCCGCCGGCCGTTCCCAGGAGCTCGTTCACATGACGTGGACGGGCTCCTTTCGCGTTCCCGGGCGCGGGGGATCCGGAGCCCGGACGGCGCGGTGCGGCGCCGCCTACGGCTTGCGGGCGGGGCGGTCGGCGCGTACCGACCGATAGCCGGGGTGGACGCCCGGAGCGAGCCCCTGCTGTTCGGCCAGGCGTCCGAGCAGCGTGGTCAGCTGCCGGTGTTCGTCGGGGGAGAGCGCCTGGCAGATCTGCTGCTCGTGCGCCGCTCCCGCCTCGCGCAGCCGGGCCAGCATCTCCCGGCCGGCGTCGCTCAGGTCGAGCGCGTACAGGCGCCGGTCGTCGGGGTTCCGGTGGCGCTCGATGAGGCCGCGTTCCTCCAGGCCGTCGGCGAAGGCCACGAAGCGGCTCGGCGGCATGCCGAGGGCGTCGGCGAGTTCGCGCTGGCTGCGGCCGGGGGTCTGGGCGAGCAGGCGCAGGAGCCCCGCCTGCGCGGGAGTCAGGTCGAGGGCGGCGATCCGCTCGGCGAACCGCTGGGCCGCGTGGGCTCCCAGCTGGGCCAGCAGGAAGGCCGCGCCGCCGCGGAACGCGGGGCTCTTGTCCTCGGGGCTGCTGCTCATGGCGGACATCGTACACGTTTGACAATCGTTCCAACTTGTAATCATTATCTTGGGTACATCGATAACCCGGGAGAAGTCATGGCTGTTGCCCCCGCACCTCACCTCCCCGCGGCGAGCGCGCGCCGCCCTCAGTCCGGGCCGCCGCTGCTGGCCCCCGTCCTGGCGTTCGTGGCGCTGACCGTCGCGTACGTGGTCGTGAACCGTTCCACCCCGCATCCCGACGCCTCCGGCCTCGACGTCCTGCGCTACGCCGACGGCCACGGCACCGCGATCAGGCTGGGAGCCTTCCTGCTGCTCGCCTCCGCCGTGCCGCTGGTGCTGTGCGCCGCCGTGCTCTACCGGCGGCTGCGGGCCCTCGGCATCACCGCCCCCGGCTCGGCGATCACGCTGGCCGGGGGCGTGCTCGCCGGCGGCGCGCTGGTCACGAGCGCGCTGTTCACCTGGAGCGGCGGACGGCTGCCGGCGGACGCCCCGGTCTCCCTCGCCCGCGCGCTCGCCGACCTGTCGTTCCTGTCCGGCGGCCCCGGCTACGCGGTGATGTACGCGCTGCTGGCCGCCGGCGTGTCGGTCACGGGCCTGCTGGCCGGCCTGCTGCCGAAGGCGCTGAGCTGGGGCGGGCTGCTGATCGCCGCCGCCGGGATGCTCTCCTCGCTGACCCTGCTGGCCGACGGCTTCGCCTATCTGCTGCCCGTCGTCCGCTTCGGTGGCGCCGTCTGGCTGGTGTGCGTCGCGGCGCTCCTGCCGCGCACCCGCCGCCGTACGCCGCAGTCGTACGGGCAGGAGCCGGACCCCGCCGTGTCCTGACGGCCCGGGCCTGACCGCCCGGCTTTCCCGACCTCTCGACCTCCCCACGCGTTGCCATCGACCAAGGAGTCACCACAGATGTCCGGTACCTATCCCGATCTGAACGGCAAGGTCGTCCTCGTCACCGGCGGATCGCGCGGCATCGGCGCCCGGACCGCGGCCGCCTTCGCGGCCCAGGGCGCCAAGGTCTGCGTCGTCGGACGGGACGCGAAAGCCCTGGACGGCGTCGTCGAGCGCATCACCGGCGACGGCGGTACGGCGACCCGCGCGGTCGCCGACGTCACCGACGCCGCGGCGGTGGAGGAGGCGCGCCGGCACACCGAGTCCCTGCTCGGCCCGGTCGACGTCCTCGCCGCCTTCGCCGGAGGCCAGGGACTCCCCGTCCCGACCGTCGAACTGACCGAGCGGCGCTGGCGCGAGGTCCTCGACTCGGACCTCACGTCGGTGTTCCTCACCGTCCGGGCCTTCCTGCCCGGCATGGTCGAACGCGGCAGCGGTTCGGTCATCACGATGTCCTCGGCCGCCGGCCGCCAGCCGAGCCAGGCCAATCTCGCCTACGGCGTCGCCAACGCGGGCGTGGTGATGCTCACCCGCCATCTGGCCACGGAGGCCGGACCGCGCGGGGTCCGCGTCAACTGCCTGGCGCCCTCGGCCATCCTGACCGAGACCACGGAGGCCCGGATGCCCGCCGGCGTCCGGGACAAGATCGCCGCCCTGCACCCGCTGAACCGCATGGGCGTGCCGGAGGACGTCGTCGCCGCCGCCCTGTTCCTGGCGTCCGACTCCGCCTCCTGGCTCACCGGGCTGACGGTCGACGTCGCGGGCGGCCGCGTCACCAACTGAGCGCGGTCGCGATGGGTTTCGCCCGCGGCTCCCTCCCCGCATCAGCGTGGCCACGACCACGGCCGCGGGAGGGGGGCGCCGTTCATGGCGTTGTCCGGACGGCCGAGGAGCCGGGGAGCGGAATGCGCGTCGCCAAGAGCTGTTCGAAGCGGCATATGCCGCCCGATCTGGGGCCGGTGACCCTCGGGGTGTAGGAAAGAGGGCATGGACAAGGACATTCAGCAGCGGTTCGAGCGCATCACCGCTTTCGTCGAGGCGCGGCTCACCCCGCTGTTCGACCCCGAGAACGGCAGCGACCACGGGTTCGGGATGGACGACACGTCGCGTTCGCTGCGGGCGCTGCGCTACACGGTGCAGGCGGCGTCGGCGGTGAGCGGGCTGCTGGAGAAGCGCGAGTCGGCGCCGGAGCTGCGGCAGGTCGTGGACCAGGCGCTGGAGCACAACTGGGACGTGCTGCGCTCCATCGCCCGGATGTGGGAGGACCACCCCGACTTCCTGAAGGAGTTCAAGGGGCACTCCTGGGACGTGCTGGGGATCTGATCCCCGCGTCACCCTCCCCGCTTTGCCCTCCCCCGCGTCACGCGCGCGCGGTCACGGGACGAGGACGACCTTGCCGGTCGTGCCGCGGGTCTCGAGGGCGTGGTGGGCGGCCGCCGCGTCCTTGAGGGGGAAGGAGTGGACGGCGGGCCGGAGGGTGCCGTCGGCGGCGGCGGCGGCGAGCGCGGCGAGTTCGAGGCGGCGGAAGTCGCCGCCGGCCCTCTGGAGCATGGCCGGGCCGACGACGACCTCCGAGGTGATGCCGCGCTCGGCGAGTTCGTCCTCGGTGAAGACGAGCGGTTCGCCGTCGTCCGCGCCCGCGGAGGACCAGCCGAAGACGAGGTGCTGCCCGCCCCGCGCGAGGAGGCCGACGGCGGCGCGGCCGGTGGTGCCGCCGACCGAGTCGAAGACGACGGTGGCCCGCCGTCCGACGCGGTCGTCGAGGTACGTACGGACCTCCTCCGCCCAGTCGGTGCGCAGGTAGTCGACGGCGAGGTCGGCGCCGTTGGCGCGTACCCGGGCGGTCTTGTCCGGGCCGCCGGCGAGGCCGACGACGGTGGCGCCGGCGTTCTTCGCGTACTGCACGAGCAGCGTGCCGATGCCGCCCGCCGCGGCCGTGACGAGCACGACCGAGTCCGGGCCGAGCGTGGTGAACCGCAGGATGCCGAGGGTGGTGCGGCCCGTGCCGACCATGGCGATGGCCTCCGCCTCGCCCAGGTGGCCGGGCAGGTCGTGCAGCCGGTCGGCGTCGGTGACGGCGAGTTCCGCGTACCCCCCGGGTGCCGTCCCGAGATGGGCGACGACCCGCCGGCCGAGCCAGGACGGATCGGTGCCGGCGCCGAGCGCGTCGACGGTGCCGGCGATCTCGCGGCCGGGCACGGTGGGCAGCTCCGGCAGGGCCGGGAAGGGGCCCCGCTTGCCCTCGCGCAGCGCGGTGTCGATGAGGTGGACGCCGGCGGCCGCGACCCTGACGCGTGCCTGGCCGGGGCCGGGCACGGGGTCCGGGATCTCCTCGTACGTCAGGTTCCCGGCCGGGCCGAAGGCGTGGAGGCGGATGGCGTGCATGGCGGACAGCTCCCCTGGTGGACGGACGGACGGGCGTGGGCCTGGTGCGGCAGGACCCCGCATCAGCCTCCGATCTCAACCGCGCTTGAGGTCAAGCGGCGGCCGGAGCACGGCAGCGGTGGAGGTAGCAGTGGAGGTGGAGGTGGCGGTGGCGGTGGCGGTGGCGACGGAGGCGCGAGTGCGCAGTGCCAGGGACACCGCCTCCACCGCGCTCGTGAACGACACCTCCGCGAGCACGCCCGGGGCCGCGACCTGGTCGCCCACCAGGTACACCCCGTCGCCCCGGTCGATGGCCGGCCGGTCGCGCCAGGTGGTGCCGGGGCGGTCGACCGCGCCCGTACGGCCGTTCGACACCGCCTCGCGCCGCCACACCGCGCGCTCGCGCCAGCCGGGGAAGCCCAGGTCGAGGAGGCGTTCGGCGTGCGCGACGCCGTCGGCCCTGGTCTGCTCCGGGCCGATCGGCAGCTGCGCCTGGACGAGCTGTTCGCCGGCGGGCGCGAGGGTCGGGTCCTGGGTGGTGAAGCGCTCCAGCCAGCCCGGCGCGTCGAGGTCGGAGATCGCGAACGGGTCGCCCTTACGGGTGCGCAGGGCCAGGTCGAACAGGACGGTCCGCCCCGATTCCCAGGTCAGGGTGGGGTCGCCGAGCAGCCGGGCGGCGGCGGGCAGGGTGGTGGCCACGATCACGGGTCCCGTGCCGGGGCCGGTGGGCAGGGCATCGACGCGGGCCGAGGTCTCGACGCGTACCCCCAGCTCCCGCGCCCGTGCCGCCATCCGGTCGACGAGCCGTCCCCAGCCGCCCTGGATGAAGTGCGCCTCGGCGGGGACCGACGAGCCCCGGTGCAGCCGCTCCTGTACGAAGCGGGCCGACAGCGCGCCGGGGTCGTGGTGGTAGACCGCGACCCCGCTGTACGCGGCCGCCGCCTCGGCCGCGGCCGGCCCGGCGAGCCCGGTCGCCCAGGTGCGGAAGTCGACGTCGACCGGGGCCGTCTCGGCCTTGCGGAAGCTCTGCCGCAGGAAACCGAGCGGCGGCGTCCGGCGGAGCGCGCCCTTGTGATGGAAGCGGAGCCCCGCCGCGTCGAGGGCGCGCAGCGGCGCGAGCGGGCCGAGCAGTCCGCGCTGCCGGAGCCAGGTCCAGTGCGGGCCGCCGCGGTAGATCGCGTGCGGGCCCTCGTTGGTCAGATACGGGCCCTCGGCGGTACGGGCCCGGCCGCCGAGCGTGTGGTGGGCCTCGTACAGGACGACGTCGGCGCCCGCCTCGGCGGCGGTCACGGCCGCGGTGAGTCCGGCGAAGCCGCCGCCGACGATGGTGATGTTCCGGTTGGTCCGCATCTCTCCCGCTCCCTCGTGTGGGGTCTCACTCGGGGGACGGATGGCGGGGCCGGGTCCGTGACATCGCGGGCGCGGTGGTTGTCAGTGGCGTGCGTCACGATGGGGGCGTGACAGGGACGAGTGACGCGAAGGGTACGAGGGGCGGCAGGGGCGGCGGCAGGGGGGCGAAGCCGAAGCCGGTGGCCCCGGCGCGGCTGCCGGAGGTCCGGCTGCCGCCGCTCGCGCCGTACGAGGGCGGTCTGGAGCCGGACGGGGACTACGACGGTCTGGAGCTGGCCGGCGTCGATCTGACCGGGCAGGACGGGGCGGGGGCCCGGTTCCTGGACTGCGCGCTGCGCGGCTGCGCGCTCGACGGGGCGCGGCTGCCGGCGGCGCGGTTCCTCGACTCGGTGCTCGACGGCGTACGGGGGGTCGGCACCGATCTGGCCGGGGCGCAGCTGCGGGACGTGGAGATCGCGGAGGCGCGGCTCGGCGGCACGCAGCTGCACGGGGCGGTGTTCGAGCGGGTGTGGATACGGGGCGGGAAGGCGGACTTCCCGAATCTGCGGGCGGCGCGGCTGAAGGACGTCGTCTTCGACGGCTGCGTGCTGAACGAGCCGGACTTCGCGGGCGCCGTGCTCGAACGGGTGGAGTTCCGGGACTGCGTGCTGATCGGGGCCGACTTCAGCGGGGTGCGGATGAAAGACGTCGACCTGCGGACGGTCCGGCGCCTGGAGATCGCGCGCGGGGTGGACGCGCTGGCCGGCGCGGTGATCTCCCCGACGCAACTGCTGGATCTGGCACCGGTGTTCGCCGCGCACCTGGGGGTGCGCGTCACCGACTGAGAGGAGACTGAGGAGACTAGGGAAGGCGGGGGAAGCGGGCCTGGAGGTCCCAGATCGCCGGGTTGTCGGCGAGGCCCTCGTGCATGTCGGTGAGGTCGGCGATCAGGTCGTGCAGGAAGTCGCGGGCCTCACGGCGCAGGGCGGCGTGGTTGAAGGTGAGCGGCGGCTGGTCGCCGGGCATCCAGTCGGCCTCGACGTCGACCCAGCCGAAACGGCGTTCGAACAGCATGCGGTCGGAGGACTCGGTGAAGTCGAGTTCGGCGTACTGCGGCTGGGCGGCGCGGCTGCCGCGCGGGTCGCGGTCGAGCTGCTCGACGATGTCGCACAGCGCCCACGCGAAGTCGAGTACCGGCACCCATCCCCAGGCTGTGGATACTTCCTCGTCCTTCTCGGTGTCCGCGACGTACACGTCGCCGCAGAACAGGTCGTGGCGCAGCGCGTGGACGTCCGCGGCGCGGTAGTCCGTCTGCGGAGGGTCGGGGAAGCGGCGGGAGAGCGAGTAGCCGATGTCGAGCACGCCCCGATGGTGTCACGTCCGG contains the following coding sequences:
- a CDS encoding restriction system protein (Restriction endonuclease; pfam04471;~Uncharacterized proteins involved in stress response, homologs of TerZ and putative cAMP-binding protein CABP1 [Signal transduction mechanisms]; COG2310;~Uncharacterized proteins involved in stress response, similarto tellurium resistance terD; cd06974;~identified by MetaGeneAnnotator; putative;~putative metal binding site [ion binding];~restriction system protein [Streptomyces scabiei 87.22]), yielding MVLNGFVEGVDPATGVPGRICVASVAVDRPAFDGLNLELVGAVECVTGPLAGRLSAKPEERVAVTPLLAPEQVGAGVVSHGDGEEPDLLAMDPIAFEHLVAELFRARGLQAVTTQRSNDGGVDVQALDPDPISGGSIVVQVKRYRNTVPPSAVRDLFGTVQDAGANKGVLVTTSRFGPGSYAFANGKPLTLIAGTELVELLRQHGLRGRLGTGEPAPTLVQPVAAPVEADEGFNLLGMVWTGSVALDVCALVCAGSRVLADDWFVFFNNPATPDGSVAMVTPPPGDKAAVRVGFDALPAGADRLVLVAAVDPEVNPDADLAGFVDAGIVLRDDAGAELDRLEVSDGRPGETALVLGSFRRRAGGDWDFVLGGKGYTGGLAQLVGDFGIEVE
- a CDS encoding glycine or D-amino acid oxidases (Glycine or D-amino acid oxidases [Streptomyces venezuelae ATCC10712];~Glycine/D-amino acid oxidases (deaminating) [Amino acid transport andmetabolism]; COG0665;~identified by MetaGeneAnnotator; putative;~putative aminophosphonate oxidoreductase; TIGR03329), which translates into the protein MSTRSTANGTANGTVNGGISFWYAQEGASAPREPLPGDTTADVCIVGGGYTGLWTAYYLKKAVPFLDITVLEASFCGYGASGRNGGWLYNGIAGRDRYARLHGHDAAVRLQQAMNDTVTEVVDVCAAEGIDADIHRGGVLEVALSPAQLARLRDFHTVEAAFGEKDRELYGARETAARVRVTGAVGSSWTPHGARLHPVKLVKGLAATVEALGVTIHESTPVTEIRPKHAVTPYGTVRAPYVLRCTEGFTASLSGQRRTWLPMNSSMIATEPLTDAQWDSIGWDGLETLGDMAHAYMYAQRTADGRIALGGRGVPYRYGSRTDNDGRTQPQTVDALRDILVRFFPQLAGVGIAHAWSGVLGVPRDWCATVTLDRSTGLGWAGGYVGSGVATTNLAARTLRDLIQQDSGQTGPTELTALPWVNHRVRKWEPEPLRWLGVQTMYAAFRAADRREATSRTTATDRIATVANRLSGR
- a CDS encoding aminoglycoside phosphotransferase (Aminoglycoside/hydroxyurea antibiotic resistance kinase; pfam04655;~aminoglycoside phosphotransferase [Streptomyces venezuelae ATCC10712];~identified by MetaGeneAnnotator; putative); its protein translation is MIEVPAALAASQEKYNGAAGRAFIAALPRRAEEFVERWGLRVTGPSMHGVASLVLPVEVRTEGIAAAVKFQLLDEESEGEPVALRAWGGNGAVRLLAYDDPTGTMLLERADEKRHLSTLTDAREAVRILADVLARLVALPAPAGLRGLGDIAAAMLARTPEAAAGLADPAEAALLRDCASAVREVVGEPGDRLLHWDLHSDNILASAREPWLAIDPKPLAGDPGFDLLPALTSPWDPGPLPDPAETRWRFDLLTERLGLDRARARAWTLGRVLQNGLWDVEDGAAALDPAQVSIARNMLARAG
- a CDS encoding acetyltransferase (Coenzyme A binding pocket [chemical binding];~N-Acyltransferase superfamily: Various enzymes that characteristically catalyzethe transfer of an acyl group to a substrate; cd04301;~acetyltransferase [Amycolatopsis mediterranei U32];~identified by MetaGeneAnnotator; putative), coding for MIRTATPADVPVIHDMICDLAAYEKALHEVRATPEQLREALFGEHPAAFAHIAETDTGEVAGFALWFLNFSTWRGVHGIYLEDLYVRPELRGGGHGKALLTELARICGERGYERLEWSVLNWNALSIAFYESLGARPQDEWTVYRLTDDALASLGAGAGAVA
- a CDS encoding marR family transcriptional regulator (KEGG: sro:Sros_4392 transcriptional regulators-like protein; PFAM: regulatory protein MarR; SMART: regulatory protein MarR;~MarR family transcriptional regulator [Frankia sp. EuI1c];~MarR family; cl17246;~Transcriptional regulators [Transcription]; COG1846;~identified by MetaGeneAnnotator; putative); translation: MSSSPEDKSPAFRGGAAFLLAQLGAHAAQRFAERIAALDLTPAQAGLLRLLAQTPGRSQRELADALGMPPSRFVAFADGLEERGLIERHRNPDDRRLYALDLSDAGREMLARLREAGAAHEQQICQALSPDEHRQLTTLLGRLAEQQGLAPGVHPGYRSVRADRPARKP
- a CDS encoding hypothetical protein (identified by MetaGeneAnnotator; putative;~sequence version:1), which gives rise to MAVAPAPHLPAASARRPQSGPPLLAPVLAFVALTVAYVVVNRSTPHPDASGLDVLRYADGHGTAIRLGAFLLLASAVPLVLCAAVLYRRLRALGITAPGSAITLAGGVLAGGALVTSALFTWSGGRLPADAPVSLARALADLSFLSGGPGYAVMYALLAAGVSVTGLLAGLLPKALSWGGLLIAAAGMLSSLTLLADGFAYLLPVVRFGGAVWLVCVAALLPRTRRRTPQSYGQEPDPAVS
- a CDS encoding short-chain dehydrogenase/reductase SDR (3-ketoacyl-(acyl-carrier-protein) reductase; Validated; PRK05653;~NAD(P) binding site [chemical binding];~PFAM: short-chain dehydrogenase/reductase SDR; KEGG: sro:Sros_4393 short-chain dehydrogenase/reductase SDR;~classical (c) SDRs; cd05233;~identified by MetaGeneAnnotator; putative;~short-chain dehydrogenase/reductase SDR [Frankia sp. EuI1c]) codes for the protein MSGTYPDLNGKVVLVTGGSRGIGARTAAAFAAQGAKVCVVGRDAKALDGVVERITGDGGTATRAVADVTDAAAVEEARRHTESLLGPVDVLAAFAGGQGLPVPTVELTERRWREVLDSDLTSVFLTVRAFLPGMVERGSGSVITMSSAAGRQPSQANLAYGVANAGVVMLTRHLATEAGPRGVRVNCLAPSAILTETTEARMPAGVRDKIAALHPLNRMGVPEDVVAAALFLASDSASWLTGLTVDVAGGRVTN
- a CDS encoding hypothetical protein (identified by MetaGeneAnnotator; putative;~predicted protein [Streptomyces sp. C]) gives rise to the protein MDKDIQQRFERITAFVEARLTPLFDPENGSDHGFGMDDTSRSLRALRYTVQAASAVSGLLEKRESAPELRQVVDQALEHNWDVLRSIARMWEDHPDFLKEFKGHSWDVLGI
- a CDS encoding alcohol dehydrogenase zinc-binding domain-containing protein (NADPH:quinone reductase and related Zn-dependent oxidoreductases [Energyproduction and conversion / General function prediction only]; COG0604;~PFAM: Alcohol dehydrogenase zinc-binding domain protein; Alcohol dehydrogenase GroES domain protein; KEGG: sgr:SGR_4037 putative dehydrogenase;~Possible enoyl reductase; cd08244;~alcohol dehydrogenase zinc-binding domain-containing protein [Streptomyces sp. SirexAA- E];~identified by MetaGeneAnnotator; putative;~putative NAD(P) binding site [chemical binding]) is translated as MHAIRLHAFGPAGNLTYEEIPDPVPGPGQARVRVAAAGVHLIDTALREGKRGPFPALPELPTVPGREIAGTVDALGAGTDPSWLGRRVVAHLGTAPGGYAELAVTDADRLHDLPGHLGEAEAIAMVGTGRTTLGILRFTTLGPDSVVLVTAAAGGIGTLLVQYAKNAGATVVGLAGGPDKTARVRANGADLAVDYLRTDWAEEVRTYLDDRVGRRATVVFDSVGGTTGRAAVGLLARGGQHLVFGWSSAGADDGEPLVFTEDELAERGITSEVVVGPAMLQRAGGDFRRLELAALAAAAADGTLRPAVHSFPLKDAAAAHHALETRGTTGKVVLVP